The following are from one region of the Meiothermus sp. Pnk-1 genome:
- a CDS encoding aldo/keto reductase, with protein MQKRKLGQLEVSAIGLGCMTMTGGYSVSPERREMIALIRKAVELGVTFFDTAEVYGPFVNEELVGEALEPFRGQVAIATKFGFRHDANGRPNPANGTDSRPEQIRRAVEGSLRRLRVEAIDLLYQHRVDPNVPIEDVAGTVKELIQEGKVRHWGLSEAGPKTLRRAHAVCPVTAVQYEYSLWWRKPEQEILPICEGLGIGFVPYSPLGKGFLTGAIDQTTAFAPSDLRSRIPRFSPEARQANQALVELLRNIAGRKGATPAQVALAWLLAQKPWIVPIPGTTKLPRLQENIGAVNVALAPEDLQALEEASAQIRIVGERYPEELERMTYVESPPKG; from the coding sequence ATGCAAAAGCGTAAACTGGGCCAGCTGGAAGTTTCGGCCATCGGACTGGGCTGCATGACCATGACCGGCGGCTACAGCGTGTCGCCGGAGCGGCGCGAGATGATCGCCCTGATCCGCAAGGCCGTGGAGCTGGGCGTGACCTTCTTCGACACCGCCGAGGTCTACGGCCCCTTCGTCAACGAGGAGCTGGTGGGGGAGGCCCTCGAGCCCTTCCGGGGTCAGGTGGCCATCGCCACCAAGTTCGGCTTCCGCCACGACGCGAACGGGCGTCCGAACCCCGCAAACGGCACCGACAGCCGGCCCGAGCAGATCCGGCGGGCGGTGGAGGGCTCGCTCAGGCGCTTGCGGGTGGAAGCCATTGACCTGCTCTACCAGCACCGGGTGGATCCCAACGTCCCCATCGAGGACGTGGCGGGCACGGTCAAGGAGCTGATCCAAGAAGGCAAGGTGCGGCACTGGGGCCTGTCCGAAGCGGGGCCAAAGACGCTCCGCCGCGCCCACGCCGTCTGTCCGGTAACTGCGGTGCAGTACGAGTACTCGCTCTGGTGGCGCAAGCCCGAACAGGAAATCCTGCCTATCTGTGAGGGGCTGGGCATCGGCTTTGTCCCGTACAGCCCCCTCGGCAAAGGTTTTCTAACCGGGGCGATTGACCAAACCACCGCCTTTGCCCCCTCCGACCTTCGCAGCCGGATCCCCCGCTTTAGCCCGGAGGCGCGGCAGGCCAACCAGGCGCTGGTGGAGCTGCTGCGAAACATCGCCGGGCGCAAGGGGGCCACCCCGGCGCAGGTCGCCCTGGCGTGGCTGCTGGCGCAGAAGCCCTGGATCGTGCCGATTCCGGGCACGACCAAGCTTCCTCGGTTGCAGGAAAACATCGGCGCGGTCAACGTCGCCCTCGCCCCGGAGGACCTGCAAGCCTTAGAGGAAGCGTCGGCCCAGATCCGGATCGTGGGCGAGCGCTACCCCGAGGAGCTGGAGCGCATGACCTATGTGGAATCGCCCCCAAAAGGTTGA
- a CDS encoding type II toxin-antitoxin system VapC family toxin — MLLDTNFFISLRRREPEAINFLKYLSPEQMVTSAIVQVEYATGEFAIDPRQEKSIHQLFAQFKILPFEENAALKTVREATKLSLPKKPNPHKRLFDLMIASTAWTHNLTILTENLKDFEDLGWARAANWREYGR, encoded by the coding sequence ATTCTACTAGACACAAACTTTTTTATATCCCTCCGGCGCAGAGAGCCGGAGGCAATCAACTTTTTAAAATACCTATCCCCTGAACAAATGGTCACCTCAGCCATTGTCCAAGTGGAATATGCAACAGGCGAGTTTGCGATAGACCCAAGGCAAGAAAAAAGTATACATCAGCTATTTGCTCAATTCAAAATCTTGCCCTTTGAAGAGAACGCAGCGCTCAAAACCGTACGGGAAGCAACTAAACTATCCCTACCCAAAAAACCCAACCCCCACAAACGCCTATTCGATTTGATGATCGCTTCAACCGCATGGACTCATAACCTGACCATCTTGACTGAAAATCTCAAGGACTTTGAAGACCTGGGCTGGGCTCGAGCAGCCAACTGGCGAGAGTATGGCCGGTAG
- a CDS encoding DUF2255 family protein, with product MATQGSGFQKPKAGRWTAEELAQIAPADDLHVAPFREDGVTYGTPTWVWCVVVGEAVYARAYHGPRSSWYQAAVRQGAGRVHVAGMVREVVFQPVPAEDPLQKAIDAAYREKYGGSPYLEPMVSPRARAATVRILPREEA from the coding sequence ATGGCCACCCAAGGAAGTGGATTCCAAAAGCCTAAGGCCGGCCGCTGGACGGCGGAAGAGCTGGCCCAAATCGCCCCGGCCGACGACCTCCACGTCGCCCCTTTTCGGGAAGACGGGGTCACCTACGGCACCCCCACCTGGGTCTGGTGCGTGGTGGTGGGGGAGGCCGTCTACGCCCGGGCCTACCACGGCCCCCGCTCTAGCTGGTACCAAGCGGCGGTGCGCCAGGGGGCCGGGCGGGTGCACGTGGCGGGGATGGTCCGGGAGGTGGTCTTTCAGCCGGTCCCGGCCGAGGATCCCCTCCAAAAGGCCATTGACGCCGCCTACCGGGAAAAGTACGGGGGAAGCCCCTACCTGGAACCCATGGTGAGCCCCCGGGCCCGGGCGGCCACCGTGCGGATCCTGCCCCGAGAGGAGGCGTAG
- a CDS encoding AraC family transcriptional regulator has protein sequence MSQAKPLSHLENPTEPDPSDLLKLAGLIRAYAPYDGVFALRLPGVYVSRHSRPYKAPLLALSTPALCIVAQGAKAALLGSERYEYNPAQMIVFSVDLPLSFQVTRASPAEPFLCLRLDLDPRQIAELILKVYPHGLPAVYGNKGVYIGGSDAGVVKAALRLLELMASPQDAELLAPLAVEEVLIRLLRSSIGSRVAQIGLAESSVYRIARAIRWIRSNFDQPMRVEALARMVNMSPSSFYQHFKAVTSMSPLQFQKILRLQEARRLMLTSRMDAATAARQVGYASPSQFSREYRRLFGSAPSRDINRLREQGELLSAEA, from the coding sequence ATGAGCCAAGCGAAGCCCCTGTCCCATTTGGAAAACCCCACGGAGCCGGATCCGTCCGACCTGCTGAAGCTGGCTGGGTTGATCCGCGCGTACGCTCCCTACGACGGCGTGTTTGCGCTTCGGCTTCCCGGCGTATACGTCAGCCGCCACTCGCGCCCTTACAAGGCCCCCTTGCTCGCTTTGTCCACCCCGGCGCTGTGCATCGTGGCACAGGGGGCCAAAGCGGCTCTGCTGGGATCGGAGAGATACGAGTACAACCCGGCCCAGATGATCGTGTTCTCGGTGGATTTGCCCCTGTCGTTTCAGGTCACCCGGGCCAGCCCCGCCGAGCCCTTCCTCTGCCTTCGCCTGGATTTAGACCCCCGCCAAATTGCCGAGCTGATCTTGAAGGTATATCCGCACGGCCTGCCCGCGGTCTACGGGAATAAGGGGGTGTATATCGGCGGAAGCGACGCGGGCGTGGTGAAAGCGGCGCTCCGGTTGCTCGAGCTGATGGCCAGCCCGCAAGATGCCGAGCTGCTCGCCCCATTGGCGGTCGAGGAGGTCCTGATCCGCCTGCTGCGCAGTTCGATAGGGAGCCGGGTAGCCCAGATCGGCCTCGCCGAGTCAAGCGTGTACCGTATCGCCCGGGCTATTCGCTGGATACGGTCTAACTTCGACCAGCCGATGCGCGTCGAGGCACTGGCCAGGATGGTGAACATGAGCCCCTCCTCCTTCTACCAGCACTTCAAGGCCGTCACCTCGATGAGCCCGTTGCAGTTTCAGAAGATACTGCGCCTTCAGGAGGCCCGGCGCCTGATGCTGACCTCGAGGATGGATGCCGCGACGGCCGCCCGGCAGGTGGGATACGCCAGCCCGTCGCAATTCAGCCGGGAGTATCGCCGCCTGTTCGGGAGCGCGCCCTCGAGGGACATCAACCGGTTACGGGAGCAAGGTGAACTGCTCTCCGCGGAGGCCTGA
- the ppsA gene encoding phosphoenolpyruvate synthase codes for MYIRWFDTLGMEDLSLVGGKNASLGEMISRLSHLGIKVPEGFATTAQAFRAYMEHNGLEEKIREGLQQLDVDDVEALARTGAEIRRWVEEGEMPAALEAAIQEAYARLESRSGAELSVAVRSSATAEDLPEASFAGQQETYLGVRGVENVLRCVKKVFASLYNDRAIAYRVHHGFAHQQVALSAGIQRMVRSDLGSSGVIFTLDTESGFRDAVFITSSYGLGELIVQGAVNPDEFYVYKPALKAGRAAILQRHLGTKMQKIVYAEGDEPIQTVPVPEAERMRFSITDEEAESLARQALLIEEHYGRPMDIEWAKDGLDGQLYILQARPETVQSRMGRVIERFTLLERGEVLVSGRSVGNRIGAGAVRVIQSPQEMHRVKPGDVLVADMTDPDWEPVMKRAAAIVTNRGGRTCHAAIVARELGIPAVVGTGEATRVLQDGDPVTVSCAEGDTGRVYRGQLRFEVQKIHLDQMPEIPVKIMMNVATPERAFSFASLPNAGVGLARLEFIINNVIALHPQAVLDYPNLPSHLKAEIERRSAGYPNPRAFFVSKLAEGVSTIAAAFAPHPVIVRLSDFKSNEYAHLLGGERYEPKEENPMLGFRGASRYRSKAFAGAFAMECEALRYVRDEMGLTNVEIMIPFVRTVGELQAVLEVLRSHGLERGKNGLRVIMMCEVPSNAILAEGFLQHVDGFSIGSNDLTQLTLALDRDSGLVAELFDEQDEAVKFLLSRAIQTAKKMGKYIGICGQGPSDHPEFALWLVEQGIESLSLNPDSVLETWLFLAERQNIPS; via the coding sequence ATGTATATCCGCTGGTTCGACACGCTCGGTATGGAAGACCTAAGCCTAGTTGGAGGTAAAAACGCCTCGCTCGGGGAGATGATCAGCCGGCTCAGCCACCTGGGAATCAAGGTGCCGGAAGGGTTCGCCACCACCGCGCAAGCCTTTCGCGCGTACATGGAGCATAACGGGCTCGAGGAAAAAATCCGCGAGGGCCTACAACAGCTGGACGTAGACGACGTAGAAGCGCTGGCGCGCACCGGGGCCGAGATCCGCCGCTGGGTGGAGGAGGGCGAGATGCCCGCGGCGCTCGAGGCCGCCATCCAAGAAGCCTACGCCAGGCTGGAAAGCCGCTCTGGAGCGGAGCTCTCGGTGGCGGTGCGCTCCTCGGCCACCGCCGAGGACCTGCCCGAGGCCTCCTTCGCCGGGCAGCAGGAGACCTACCTGGGGGTGCGGGGGGTGGAGAACGTCCTCCGTTGCGTGAAGAAGGTCTTCGCCTCGCTGTACAACGACCGGGCCATCGCCTACCGGGTCCACCACGGCTTCGCCCACCAGCAAGTAGCCCTCTCGGCGGGCATCCAGCGGATGGTGCGGAGCGATCTGGGCTCGAGCGGGGTGATCTTCACCCTCGACACCGAATCCGGCTTCCGCGACGCGGTGTTCATCACCTCGAGCTACGGCCTGGGCGAGTTGATCGTGCAGGGGGCGGTGAACCCCGACGAGTTCTACGTGTACAAGCCCGCGCTCAAAGCGGGAAGGGCAGCCATTTTGCAGCGGCACCTGGGCACCAAGATGCAGAAGATCGTCTACGCCGAGGGCGACGAGCCCATTCAGACCGTCCCGGTGCCCGAGGCCGAGCGGATGCGCTTCTCCATCACCGACGAGGAGGCCGAATCGCTAGCCCGACAGGCCCTCCTCATCGAGGAGCACTACGGCCGCCCGATGGACATCGAGTGGGCCAAGGACGGCCTGGACGGCCAGCTCTACATCCTCCAGGCCCGCCCGGAGACCGTGCAAAGCCGCATGGGCCGGGTGATCGAGCGCTTCACCCTGCTGGAGCGCGGCGAGGTGCTGGTGAGCGGGCGCAGCGTGGGCAACCGCATCGGGGCCGGAGCCGTGCGGGTCATCCAGAGCCCCCAGGAGATGCACCGGGTGAAGCCGGGCGACGTGCTGGTGGCGGACATGACCGACCCCGACTGGGAGCCGGTGATGAAGCGGGCCGCGGCCATCGTGACCAACCGGGGCGGGCGCACCTGCCACGCGGCCATCGTGGCCCGCGAGCTGGGCATCCCAGCGGTGGTGGGCACCGGCGAGGCCACCCGCGTGCTGCAAGACGGCGATCCCGTGACGGTCTCCTGTGCCGAGGGGGATACCGGTAGGGTATACCGCGGCCAGTTGCGTTTCGAGGTGCAGAAGATCCACCTCGACCAGATGCCCGAGATCCCGGTCAAGATCATGATGAACGTGGCCACGCCGGAGCGGGCCTTCAGCTTCGCCAGCCTGCCCAACGCCGGGGTGGGGCTAGCCCGGCTCGAGTTCATCATCAACAACGTCATCGCGCTGCACCCGCAAGCGGTACTCGACTACCCTAACCTACCCTCCCACCTCAAGGCCGAGATCGAGCGGCGCAGCGCGGGATACCCGAACCCCCGCGCTTTCTTTGTGAGCAAGCTGGCCGAGGGGGTCTCGACGATCGCCGCCGCCTTCGCGCCCCACCCGGTGATCGTGCGGCTTTCGGACTTCAAGTCCAACGAGTACGCCCACCTCCTGGGCGGGGAGCGCTACGAGCCCAAGGAGGAAAACCCCATGCTCGGTTTCCGGGGGGCTTCACGCTATCGCTCCAAGGCTTTCGCCGGAGCCTTCGCCATGGAGTGTGAGGCGCTGAGATACGTGCGCGACGAGATGGGTCTGACCAACGTGGAGATCATGATCCCCTTCGTGCGCACGGTGGGCGAACTGCAGGCGGTGCTGGAGGTGTTGCGATCCCACGGGCTCGAGCGAGGCAAGAACGGCCTCAGGGTCATCATGATGTGCGAGGTGCCCTCCAACGCCATCCTGGCGGAGGGGTTTTTGCAGCATGTGGATGGCTTCTCCATCGGCTCCAACGACCTCACCCAGCTCACCTTAGCCCTCGACCGCGACTCCGGCCTGGTGGCCGAGCTCTTCGACGAGCAGGACGAGGCGGTGAAGTTCCTGCTCTCGAGGGCCATCCAAACCGCCAAGAAGATGGGCAAGTACATCGGCATCTGTGGCCAGGGCCCCTCCGACCACCCCGAGTTCGCCCTATGGCTGGTGGAACAGGGTATCGAGAGCCTCTCGCTCAACCCCGACAGCGTGCTCGAGACCTGGCTGTTCCTGGCCGAGCGGCAAAATATACCGTCGTAA
- a CDS encoding zinc-dependent alcohol dehydrogenase family protein, with amino-acid sequence MRATVMYGPRDVRSEERPDPQILEPTDAIIRLPATCICGSDLWPYRGFDRLTQPTPMGHEYVGIVEEVGSAVKNIRPGQFVVGSFFASDNTCPICQAGYHSSCVNRQPGAPTGAQAEYARIPLADGTLVPTPEIPPDDLIPSLLAASDVLGTGWFAAVAAQVQPGKAVAVVGDGAVGLLAVLSAKQMGAERIFLLGSRNPSRQALAREFGATDILEERGDEGVERIKDLTDGLGVHSAIEAVGTQESMMMAIRATRPGGHVGFVGVLHDVAIPGQEYFFSHVHLHGGPAPVRRFLPELIELIWKGKINPGKVFDLTLPLAQVAEGYRAMDERRAIKVLLRP; translated from the coding sequence ATGCGTGCAACGGTCATGTACGGCCCCCGTGACGTGCGCTCCGAAGAGCGCCCAGATCCCCAAATCCTCGAGCCCACCGACGCGATCATCCGGTTGCCCGCCACCTGCATCTGCGGCTCCGACCTGTGGCCCTACCGTGGCTTCGACCGCCTAACCCAGCCCACCCCCATGGGCCACGAGTACGTGGGCATCGTCGAGGAAGTGGGCAGCGCGGTAAAGAACATCAGGCCGGGGCAGTTTGTGGTGGGCTCATTCTTTGCCTCGGACAACACCTGCCCCATCTGCCAAGCTGGCTACCATAGTTCCTGCGTCAACCGGCAACCCGGCGCCCCCACGGGGGCGCAAGCGGAGTACGCCCGCATCCCCCTGGCCGACGGTACCCTCGTCCCCACCCCAGAGATTCCCCCCGACGACCTGATCCCGAGCCTCTTGGCGGCCTCCGATGTGCTGGGGACCGGCTGGTTCGCTGCGGTGGCGGCCCAGGTGCAGCCGGGCAAGGCGGTCGCGGTAGTCGGGGATGGAGCCGTCGGGCTGCTGGCGGTGCTCTCTGCCAAGCAGATGGGCGCCGAGCGCATCTTTTTGCTGGGGAGCCGCAACCCATCGCGGCAGGCTTTGGCCAGGGAGTTCGGCGCTACGGACATCCTCGAGGAGCGCGGCGACGAAGGCGTAGAGCGGATCAAGGATCTGACCGACGGCCTGGGGGTGCACTCGGCCATCGAAGCGGTCGGCACCCAGGAATCCATGATGATGGCCATCCGCGCTACGCGCCCAGGAGGTCACGTGGGGTTTGTCGGCGTGCTCCACGACGTGGCCATTCCGGGGCAGGAGTACTTTTTCTCCCACGTACACCTGCACGGCGGGCCCGCCCCGGTGCGCCGCTTCCTGCCCGAGCTGATCGAGCTGATCTGGAAGGGGAAGATCAACCCCGGCAAGGTTTTCGATCTGACCCTGCCCCTAGCCCAGGTCGCCGAGGGTTACCGCGCGATGGACGAGCGCCGGGCGATCAAGGTGTTGCTGCGCCCATGA
- the crtI gene encoding phytoene desaturase family protein produces the protein MAKKALVIGSGIGGLAMGIRLQSLGFDTTILEKLDGPGGRAYVRRVGGFTFDMGPTVITVPHFIEELFALERGRPRLGEPDFPPTILGDDKRASGGPHTSRYVQIVPILPFYRICFDDGTFFDYDGDPASTRAQIQALAPEDLEGYERFHRDAKAIFERGFLELGYTYFGDLGTMLRVVPDLLRLDAVRTLLSFAKKYFKNPKMQQVFSFETLLIGGNPMSVPAIYAMIHFVEKTWGIHFAMGGTGALVQGFVKKFEELGGTVRYRAEVTKINVVRQNGKKVATGVTLASGEVLQADLVVSNADYAHTYLDLIEPQYRFWNADWVVKARRQSMSLVVIYFGFRADGHEGERLRHHNIILGPRYEELLRDIFGRKILAKDFSQYLHLPTLTDPSLAPPGHHAAYTLVPVPHNGSRLDWELLGEPFTDKILRFLDERGYLPGLMSRLVYKGFVTPDYFEHTLNSYLGNAFGPEPLLLQSAFFRPHNRSEDIAKLYLVGAGVQPGAGTPSVMMSAKMTARLIAQDFGIADAPARGLEAEAAREPLATE, from the coding sequence ATGGCTAAGAAAGCCCTGGTGATCGGCTCGGGCATCGGCGGCTTGGCGATGGGCATCCGCCTGCAAAGCCTGGGCTTCGATACCACCATTCTCGAGAAGCTGGACGGCCCCGGCGGGCGGGCCTACGTGCGCAGAGTGGGCGGCTTCACCTTCGACATGGGTCCCACCGTCATCACCGTGCCGCACTTTATCGAGGAGTTATTCGCGCTCGAGCGCGGTCGGCCCCGCCTTGGCGAGCCCGACTTTCCGCCCACCATCCTGGGCGACGACAAGCGCGCAAGTGGTGGCCCCCACACCTCCCGCTACGTGCAGATCGTGCCGATTCTGCCCTTTTACCGCATCTGCTTCGACGACGGCACCTTCTTCGACTACGACGGCGACCCGGCGAGCACCCGGGCACAGATTCAAGCATTGGCCCCCGAGGACCTGGAGGGCTACGAGCGCTTCCACCGCGACGCCAAGGCCATCTTTGAGCGCGGCTTCCTCGAGCTCGGATACACCTACTTCGGCGACTTGGGTACCATGCTCCGGGTCGTCCCAGATTTGCTCCGGCTGGACGCGGTGCGCACCCTGCTGAGCTTCGCCAAAAAATATTTCAAGAACCCCAAGATGCAGCAGGTCTTTAGCTTCGAGACCTTGCTCATCGGCGGCAATCCCATGAGCGTCCCGGCCATCTACGCCATGATCCACTTCGTCGAAAAGACCTGGGGGATCCACTTCGCGATGGGGGGAACCGGAGCCCTGGTGCAGGGGTTCGTGAAGAAGTTCGAGGAGCTGGGCGGGACCGTTCGCTACCGCGCCGAGGTCACCAAGATCAACGTGGTCCGCCAAAACGGCAAAAAGGTCGCCACCGGCGTCACGCTGGCCTCGGGCGAGGTGCTGCAAGCCGACCTGGTGGTCTCCAACGCGGATTACGCCCACACTTACCTCGATCTCATCGAGCCGCAGTACCGCTTCTGGAACGCCGACTGGGTGGTGAAGGCCAGGAGGCAGAGCATGTCGCTGGTGGTGATCTACTTCGGCTTCAGGGCCGATGGGCACGAGGGCGAGCGGCTGCGCCACCACAACATCATCCTGGGGCCGCGCTACGAGGAGCTTTTGCGGGATATCTTCGGGCGTAAGATCCTAGCCAAGGACTTCTCCCAGTACCTGCACCTGCCCACCCTCACCGACCCCTCGCTGGCCCCCCCCGGCCACCACGCGGCCTACACGCTGGTGCCGGTGCCGCACAACGGCTCGAGGCTCGACTGGGAACTGTTGGGAGAACCCTTCACCGACAAGATCCTGCGTTTCCTCGACGAGCGCGGCTACCTGCCGGGGCTGATGAGCCGGCTCGTGTACAAGGGCTTCGTCACCCCGGATTACTTCGAGCACACCCTGAACTCCTACTTGGGCAACGCCTTTGGCCCCGAACCGCTGCTGCTGCAGTCGGCCTTTTTCCGCCCGCACAACCGCTCGGAGGATATCGCCAAGCTCTACCTGGTGGGGGCCGGGGTGCAGCCGGGAGCCGGGACCCCCAGCGTGATGATGTCGGCCAAGATGACCGCCCGGCTGATCGCGCAGGACTTCGGCATCGCGGACGCTCCTGCGCGCGGGCTCGAGGCCGAGGCGGCCAGGGAGCCCCTGGCCACCGAGTAG
- a CDS encoding pyruvate, water dikinase regulatory protein — MPVRTVFIVSDHTGITAESVARSLLAHFEGVTFEYQARPFTDTEAELEAIVAEIRLVCEAQGVRPIVFSTLTNPGLSALLERAPALVFDLFRPYLSRLEAELGARVQPRVGRFHSINDASTYFTRIDAVDFALATDDGLGSKHYAQAEVILVGVSRAGKTPTCLFLGLQYGIRAANYPLAEGDFERLTLPELLQPYRSRVFGLTIDPLRLHQIRTARKPGSRYATLEQCRYEVERAERLFKNNGIRYFDTTTSSIEEIATTIVQNAGLARRLG, encoded by the coding sequence ATGCCAGTCCGCACGGTATTTATTGTTTCCGATCACACCGGCATCACCGCCGAGAGCGTGGCGAGAAGCTTGTTGGCGCACTTTGAGGGGGTGACGTTCGAGTATCAGGCCCGCCCTTTTACCGATACCGAGGCCGAGCTCGAGGCCATCGTGGCCGAGATCCGCTTGGTTTGCGAGGCGCAGGGGGTGCGGCCCATCGTCTTCAGCACCCTGACCAATCCGGGGTTGAGCGCCCTGCTCGAGCGCGCCCCGGCGCTGGTCTTTGACCTCTTCCGGCCGTACTTGAGCAGGCTCGAGGCCGAGTTGGGGGCTCGGGTTCAGCCCCGGGTGGGCCGTTTCCACAGCATCAACGACGCCAGCACCTACTTCACCCGCATTGACGCGGTGGACTTTGCCCTGGCCACCGACGACGGTTTGGGCAGCAAGCACTACGCCCAAGCGGAGGTGATCCTGGTGGGGGTTTCCCGCGCGGGCAAGACCCCGACCTGTCTCTTTTTGGGGCTCCAGTACGGCATCCGTGCGGCCAACTACCCCCTCGCCGAGGGCGACTTCGAGCGACTTACGCTGCCCGAACTGCTCCAGCCCTACCGCTCCCGGGTCTTCGGCCTGACCATTGACCCCCTACGCCTGCACCAGATCCGCACGGCCCGCAAGCCGGGCAGCCGCTACGCCACGCTCGAGCAGTGCCGCTACGAGGTGGAGCGGGCCGAACGGCTTTTCAAAAACAACGGCATTCGCTACTTCGACACCACCACCTCCTCCATCGAGGAGATCGCCACCACCATCGTGCAAAACGCCGGGCTGGCACGCCGGCTAGGCTAA
- a CDS encoding ABC transporter ATP-binding protein, translating into MHASQAPKRQRDLGQLRRLLAYTRPYRWGLVVAGLASLISTAFNLSFPQVVGRLINASFLEANLARLDSLLLVLLGVFAGQAVFSGVQSYLVARAGEGVVADLRKALYTHLLTLSPRFFERNKTGDITSRLTSDIATVQAVVSSTLVQLFTQPLVLVSTLAILFLTNWKLTALILAVVPVVILAAIFLGRLIRRVSKEFQDRVAEANARAEETLSGIRVVQSFTAEGLEAKRYGELIGNSFRVALRRALLGAVLNPIVFFAVSAALGLVLWYGGRLVALKEISPGQLFTFVLYTFNIAATVGTFTGIFTQIQSALGASSRIFELLDERPDLVEPAQPRPLERVQGWVRFQDVRFGYGERGEVLRGVSLEAKPGQVVAIVGPSGAGKSTLVALIPRFYDVTGGSITLDGLDVREVALRELRSHIGIVPQETLLFSGSIAENIGYGRPGASEAEIVAAAKAANAHEFICAFPEGYGTLVGERGVRLSGGQRQRIAIARALLKDPRILILDEATSSLDSESEMLVQEALETLMQGRTTFVIAHRLSTVRRADLIVVLEDGRVVQQGTHEELLAAGGLYRDLYELQFREEGEVEPSRGS; encoded by the coding sequence ATGCATGCTTCGCAAGCGCCAAAGCGGCAACGTGACCTGGGCCAGTTGCGCCGTCTGCTGGCCTACACCCGGCCCTACCGCTGGGGCTTGGTGGTGGCCGGGCTCGCCAGCCTGATCTCCACCGCTTTCAACCTATCGTTCCCTCAGGTGGTGGGCCGCCTGATCAACGCCTCCTTCCTCGAGGCCAACCTGGCCCGGCTCGACTCGCTGCTCTTGGTGCTGCTGGGGGTGTTCGCGGGGCAGGCCGTCTTCAGCGGGGTGCAAAGTTACCTCGTAGCCCGCGCCGGCGAGGGCGTGGTGGCCGACCTGCGCAAGGCGCTCTACACCCACCTGCTCACCCTCTCCCCCCGCTTTTTCGAGCGCAACAAGACCGGCGACATCACCAGCCGCCTGACCTCGGACATCGCCACCGTGCAGGCGGTGGTCTCAAGCACCCTGGTGCAGCTCTTCACCCAGCCCTTGGTGCTGGTGAGCACCTTGGCGATCCTCTTCCTCACCAACTGGAAGCTCACCGCGCTGATCCTGGCGGTGGTGCCGGTGGTGATCCTGGCGGCGATCTTCCTGGGCCGCCTGATCCGCCGGGTTTCCAAGGAGTTCCAAGACCGGGTGGCCGAGGCCAACGCCCGTGCCGAGGAGACCCTCTCGGGCATCCGGGTGGTGCAGTCGTTCACGGCGGAGGGGCTCGAGGCCAAGCGCTATGGCGAGCTCATCGGCAACTCCTTCCGGGTGGCGCTGCGGCGGGCGCTGCTGGGGGCGGTGCTCAACCCTATCGTCTTCTTTGCCGTCTCCGCCGCGCTGGGCTTGGTGCTTTGGTACGGCGGGCGGCTGGTGGCGCTGAAGGAGATCAGCCCCGGCCAGCTCTTCACCTTCGTGCTCTACACCTTCAACATCGCCGCCACGGTGGGCACCTTTACCGGCATCTTCACCCAGATCCAGAGCGCCCTGGGCGCTTCCAGCCGCATCTTCGAGCTGCTCGACGAGCGCCCCGACCTGGTCGAACCGGCCCAGCCCAGGCCGCTGGAACGGGTGCAGGGGTGGGTGCGCTTCCAGGACGTGCGCTTTGGCTACGGCGAGCGCGGCGAGGTGCTGCGGGGGGTGAGCCTCGAGGCCAAACCTGGCCAGGTGGTGGCCATCGTGGGCCCCAGCGGGGCCGGGAAGAGCACCCTGGTGGCCCTGATCCCGCGCTTTTACGACGTGACCGGCGGCAGCATCACCCTAGACGGCCTCGACGTGCGCGAGGTGGCCTTGCGCGAGCTACGCTCGCACATCGGCATCGTGCCCCAGGAGACCCTGCTGTTTTCCGGCTCCATCGCCGAGAACATCGGTTATGGCCGCCCTGGGGCGAGCGAGGCCGAAATTGTCGCCGCGGCCAAGGCCGCCAACGCCCACGAGTTCATCTGCGCCTTCCCCGAGGGCTACGGCACCCTGGTGGGCGAACGCGGGGTGAGGCTCTCGGGCGGGCAGCGTCAGCGCATCGCCATCGCCCGGGCGCTGCTCAAGGACCCCCGCATCCTCATCCTCGACGAGGCCACCAGCTCCCTCGACTCCGAGTCGGAGATGCTGGTGCAGGAGGCGCTCGAGACCCTCATGCAAGGCCGCACCACCTTCGTCATCGCCCACCGCCTCTCCACGGTGCGCCGCGCCGACCTGATCGTGGTGCTCGAGGACGGCCGGGTGGTGCAGCAGGGTACCCACGAGGAGTTGCTGGCAGCGGGCGGCTTGTACCGCGACCTCTACGAGCTGCAATTCCGCGAGGAGGGGGAAGTGGAACCCTCCCGTGGGTCGTAA